The Apium graveolens cultivar Ventura chromosome 11, ASM990537v1, whole genome shotgun sequence genome has a window encoding:
- the LOC141697784 gene encoding expansin-B3-like isoform X1 codes for MASFSYRSLPQLLISFSLLFFSASSSAPKSDLHWRPATATWYGSAEGDGSDGGACGYGSMVDVKPLRARVGAVSPILFKGGEGCGACYKVRCLDKSICSRRAVTVVITDECPGGYCSGGRTHFDLSGAAFGRMAISGEHGLLRNRGEISVMYRRTPCKYPGKNVAFRVNEGSTPFWLSLLVEFEDGDGTVGSMHIREAGSSEWLEMSHLWGANWIINGGPLKGPFSVKLTSLSTAKTLSARDVIPNKWSPKATYTSRLNF; via the exons ATGGCCAGCTTCAGCTACCGGTCTCTGCCACAGCTCCTCATTTCATTTTCACTCTTGTTTTTTTCCGCTTCTTCTTCCGCTCCTAAATCCGACCTGCATTGGCGTCCTGCCACCGCCACTTGGTACGGCAGCGCTGAAGGCGATGGCAGCGACG GTGGTGCATGCGGGTACGGATCAATGGTTGATGTGAAGCCACTAAGAGCGAGAGTAGGAGCGGTGAGTCCAATTCTATTTAAAGGAGGTGAAGGTTGTGGAGCTTGTTACAAAGTCAGGTGTTTAGACAAGTCCATTTGTTCTAGAAGAGCCGTTACTGTTGTTATTACCGACGAGTGTCCCGGCGGTTACTGTTCCGGAGGACGTACTCATTTTGATCTCAGTGGAGCTGCATTTGGCCGCATGGCTATTTCCGGTGAACACGGGTTGCTCCGTAATCGCGGCGAGATCTCCGTTATGTATCGCCg GACTCCGTGTAAATACCCGGGAAAGAATGTAGCGTTTCGTGTAAACGAAGGATCGACACCTTTCTGGCTATCTTTGTTAGTGGAGTTCGAGGACGGAGATGGGACGGTTGGATCAATGCATATTAGAGAG GCAGGATCAAGCGAGTGGTTAGAAATGAGTCATTTATGGGGAGCAAATTGGATCATCAATGGAGGACCATTAAAGGGACCATTTTCAGTAAAGTTAACTTCACTCTCAACTGCAAAAACTCTCTCAGCCAGGGATGTCATTCCTAACAAATGGTCTCCCAAGGCTACTTACACCTCTCGCCTTAACTTTTAA
- the LOC141696672 gene encoding epoxide hydrolase 2-like, with translation MEKIQHKYLDVRGLKLHVAEIGTGPAVLFIHGFPEIWYSWRHQMIAVADAGFRALAPDCRGYGLSEKPAEPEKTTFRDLLNDLVAILDLLGIPKVFLVAKDFGVRPAYHLAMVHRDRVSAVITLGAPFILNVVPFGIPKGFYMHRWREPGRAEKDFGRFDVKTVIRKIYVLFTDSELQVARQDQEILDLVDSSAPLPSWFSEEDLTNYANLYETSGFQTPLQVPYRAWLEDYELDELKVKTPALLIMGEKDYVLKFGPLAEYISSGMAKEHIPDLEVSYIPEGTHFVQEQFPEQVNPLLVNFLKKHT, from the exons ATGGAAAAGATACAACACAAGTATCTAGATGTTAGAGGACTTAAACTTCATGTTGCTGAAATCGGAACAG GTCCTGCTGTGCTTTTCATTCATGGATTTCCGGAGATTTGGTACTCATGGCGGCATCAGATGATCGCTGTTGCTGATGCGGGGTTCAGAGCACTGGCTCCCGATTGTAGGGGTTATGGCTTGTCCGAAAAGCCTGCAGAACCAGAGAAGACAACTTTCAGGGACCTTCTTAATGATCTTGTCGCAATTCTTGATTTGCTTGGCATCCCCAAG GTTTTTCTTGTTGCAAAGGACTTTGGAGTTCGACCAGCTTACCATCTTGCCATGGTTCACCGAGATAGGGTATCTGCAGTCATAACACTAGGAGCGCCTTTTATTCTCAATGTAGTTCCTTTTGGTATCCCCAAGGGTTTCTACATGCATCGGTGGAGG GAGCCGGGAAGAGCTGAAAAGGACTTTGGCCGCTTTGATGTTAAAACAGTGATAAGGAAGATATACGTACTTTTCACAGATAGTGAACTACAAGTAGCTAGACAAGACCAGGAGATATTGGACTTGGTTGATTCTTCTGCACCATTGCCCTCCTGGTTTAGTGAAGAAGATCTAACTAACTATGCAAACTTGTACGAAACATCTGGTTTTCAGACCCCGCTGCAGGTTCCATATAG GGCTTGGCTCGAAGACTATGAATTAGACGAGCTCAAAGTTAAAACCCCGGCATTGCTGATAATGGGAGAGAAGGATTATGTCTTAAAATTTGGACCACTTGCGGAGTATATTTCAAGTGGAATGGCTAAGGAACATATTCCTGATTTGGAGGTATCATATATACCTGAAGGAACACATTTCGTGCAAGAGCAATTCCCTGAACAAGTCAATCCCCTCCTTGTCAACTTTCTCAAAAAGCATACTTGA
- the LOC141697784 gene encoding expansin-B3-like isoform X3, whose product MASFSYRSLPQLLISFSLLFFSASSSAPKSDLHWRPATATWYGSAEGDGSDGGACGYGSMVDVKPLRARVGAVSPILFKGGEGCGACYKVRCLDKSICSRRAVTVVITDECPGGYCSGGRTHFDLSGAAFGRMAISGEHGLLRNRGEISVMYRRTPCKYPGKNVAFRVNEGSTPFWLSLLVEFEDGDGTVGSMHIREGGVLELMGMKQN is encoded by the exons ATGGCCAGCTTCAGCTACCGGTCTCTGCCACAGCTCCTCATTTCATTTTCACTCTTGTTTTTTTCCGCTTCTTCTTCCGCTCCTAAATCCGACCTGCATTGGCGTCCTGCCACCGCCACTTGGTACGGCAGCGCTGAAGGCGATGGCAGCGACG GTGGTGCATGCGGGTACGGATCAATGGTTGATGTGAAGCCACTAAGAGCGAGAGTAGGAGCGGTGAGTCCAATTCTATTTAAAGGAGGTGAAGGTTGTGGAGCTTGTTACAAAGTCAGGTGTTTAGACAAGTCCATTTGTTCTAGAAGAGCCGTTACTGTTGTTATTACCGACGAGTGTCCCGGCGGTTACTGTTCCGGAGGACGTACTCATTTTGATCTCAGTGGAGCTGCATTTGGCCGCATGGCTATTTCCGGTGAACACGGGTTGCTCCGTAATCGCGGCGAGATCTCCGTTATGTATCGCCg GACTCCGTGTAAATACCCGGGAAAGAATGTAGCGTTTCGTGTAAACGAAGGATCGACACCTTTCTGGCTATCTTTGTTAGTGGAGTTCGAGGACGGAGATGGGACGGTTGGATCAATGCATATTAGAGAG GGTGGCGTTCTAGAGCTTATGGGGATGAAGCAAAACTAA
- the LOC141697784 gene encoding expansin-B3-like isoform X2: MASFSYRSLPQLLISFSLLFFSASSSAPKSDLHWRPATATWYGSAEGDGSDGGACGYGSMVDVKPLRARVGAVSPILFKGGEGCGACYKVRCLDKSICSRRAVTVVITDECPGGYCSGGRTHFDLSGAAFGRMAISGEHGLLRNRGEISVMYRRTPCKYPGKNVAFRVNEGSTPFWLSLLVEFEDGDGTVGSMHIRETGWRSRAYGDEAKLNRRIEERAVTEIQGMYEQSSSSGPGGM; encoded by the exons ATGGCCAGCTTCAGCTACCGGTCTCTGCCACAGCTCCTCATTTCATTTTCACTCTTGTTTTTTTCCGCTTCTTCTTCCGCTCCTAAATCCGACCTGCATTGGCGTCCTGCCACCGCCACTTGGTACGGCAGCGCTGAAGGCGATGGCAGCGACG GTGGTGCATGCGGGTACGGATCAATGGTTGATGTGAAGCCACTAAGAGCGAGAGTAGGAGCGGTGAGTCCAATTCTATTTAAAGGAGGTGAAGGTTGTGGAGCTTGTTACAAAGTCAGGTGTTTAGACAAGTCCATTTGTTCTAGAAGAGCCGTTACTGTTGTTATTACCGACGAGTGTCCCGGCGGTTACTGTTCCGGAGGACGTACTCATTTTGATCTCAGTGGAGCTGCATTTGGCCGCATGGCTATTTCCGGTGAACACGGGTTGCTCCGTAATCGCGGCGAGATCTCCGTTATGTATCGCCg GACTCCGTGTAAATACCCGGGAAAGAATGTAGCGTTTCGTGTAAACGAAGGATCGACACCTTTCTGGCTATCTTTGTTAGTGGAGTTCGAGGACGGAGATGGGACGGTTGGATCAATGCATATTAGAGAG ACAGGGTGGCGTTCTAGAGCTTATGGGGATGAAGCAAAACTAAATAGAAGAATCGAAGAAAGGGCAGTTACTGAAATACAGGGGATGTATGAACAAAGTAGCTCCTCAGGACCAGGAGGAATGTAA
- the LOC141695366 gene encoding uncharacterized protein LOC141695366, with protein sequence MVGMGHNDIMLCKMFKTYLKGSASMWYKSLKPRSIGSYEQLKRKFLKYYSHLCQKAKDTKALVHCRQRANEELGDYLARFKEEAGMVTNLDKVKAMGFLTAGLDPYKGKKLRSSLYDFPPKSLNDIYVRGENILQKMESIGGYKDSRRDDRSKRADRYEGSRSSADRRDSRKEGKRETDRGAERRRERDLAVFTPLNAPISKILHEIKSKPGFVHPAKMKVPNHKKNPDKYCDYHRDKGHNTDECYHLKKLIERMIKDRELNQFVRDLRDRMGPKDN encoded by the coding sequence ATGGTTGGGATGGGTCACAATGATATCATGTTGTGCAAAATGTTTAAGACTTATCTCAAAGGGTCGGCTTCGATGTGGTACAAGTCCCTCAAGCCCAGGTCTATTGGATCTTACGAGCAGTTGAAAAGGAAGTTTTTGAAGTACTACTCGCACCTGTGTCAAAAGGCGAAGGATACTAAAGCCCTAGTCCACTGCAGACAAAGGGCGAACGAAGAGCTGGGGGACTATCTCGCTCGGTTTAAGGAAGAAGCTGGAATGGTTACTAATCTTGACAAGGTCAAAGCAATGGGCTTCCTAACGGCGGGGCTGGACCCCTATAAAGGTAAAAAGCTTCGCTCATCTCTTTACGATTTTCCCCCGAAATCCTTGAATGATATATATGTGAGAGGCGAGAACATTCTCCAAAAAATGGAAAGCATTGGGGGGTATAAGGATTCCCGAAGGGACGACCGATCGAAGCGAGCCGACAGATACGAAGGCTCAAGATCAAGCGCTGACCGAAGGGATAGTAGGAAAGAAGGAAAAAGAGAAACGGATCGCGGGGCCGAACGGCGACGAGAAAGAGATTTGGCCGTATTCACCCCTTTGAATGCACCGATCTCCAAGATTCTACATGAGATTAAGAGCAAACCCGGATTCGTCCATCCGGCCAAAATGAAGGTCCCAAACCACAAGAAGAACCCTGATAAATACTGCGACTATCACAGGGACAAGGGGCATAACACCGATGAGTGCTATCACCTCAAAAAGCTCATCGAGCGTATGATCAAAGACCGCGAGCTTAATCAGTTCGTCCGAGATCTAAGAGATAGGATGGGGCCGAAGGATAACTAG